A stretch of the Comamonas testosteroni TK102 genome encodes the following:
- a CDS encoding heavy-metal-associated domain-containing protein: MQQVFEVQGMTCGHCERAVSNAIQGVDAQAQIKIDRAANRVEVETGASREAVAAAIAEEGYKVA; the protein is encoded by the coding sequence ATGCAACAAGTTTTTGAAGTTCAAGGCATGACCTGCGGCCACTGCGAGCGTGCCGTCAGCAACGCCATCCAGGGCGTCGATGCCCAGGCACAGATCAAGATCGACCGCGCCGCCAACCGCGTGGAAGTCGAAACCGGCGCCAGCCGCGAAGCCGTGGCAGCGGCCATTGCCGAAGAAGGCTACAAGGTCGCCTGA
- the rsmG gene encoding 16S rRNA (guanine(527)-N(7))-methyltransferase RsmG — protein sequence MSQVLRTQLEQGVQALKLDLAPAQIDLLMSFMDLLQKWNKVYNLTSVRDPQEMLTHHLLDSLAAVPALLRHVSSLRVEEGKRLPLLDVGSGGGLPGVVFAICCPQIDVNCVDTVGKKAAFIQQVAASLRLPNLRGIHDRVENLKTQYPVISCRAFASLVDFTTWSRKALAEDGIWFAMKGKHPDEEIAALPADVKVFHVEPLQVPGLDAERCVIWLKIK from the coding sequence ATGAGCCAGGTTTTGCGTACCCAGCTGGAGCAGGGCGTTCAGGCACTGAAGCTGGATCTGGCCCCGGCCCAGATCGATCTGCTGATGTCCTTCATGGATCTGCTGCAGAAGTGGAACAAGGTCTACAACCTGACGTCGGTGCGTGATCCCCAGGAGATGCTGACGCATCACCTGCTCGACAGCCTGGCTGCCGTGCCCGCCTTGCTGCGACATGTGAGCAGCCTGCGGGTGGAGGAGGGCAAGCGTCTGCCGCTGCTGGACGTGGGCTCGGGCGGTGGTCTGCCTGGTGTGGTGTTTGCCATCTGCTGCCCGCAGATCGATGTGAACTGTGTGGATACCGTGGGCAAGAAAGCCGCTTTCATCCAGCAGGTGGCTGCCTCCTTGCGCCTGCCCAATCTGCGCGGCATTCATGACCGGGTGGAAAACCTCAAGACCCAGTACCCGGTCATCAGCTGCCGCGCCTTTGCGTCCCTGGTGGATTTCACCACCTGGTCACGCAAGGCTCTGGCCGAGGACGGCATCTGGTTTGCCATGAAGGGCAAGCACCCCGATGAGGAAATTGCTGCGCTGCCTGCCGACGTGAAGGTGTTTCACGTGGAACCATTGCAGGTTCCCGGCCTGGATGCGGAGCGCTGCGTGATCTGGTTGAAAATTAAGTAA
- the mnmG gene encoding tRNA uridine-5-carboxymethylaminomethyl(34) synthesis enzyme MnmG, whose translation MLYPQEFDVIVVGGGHAGTEAALAAARMGSKTLLLTHNIETLGQMSCNPSIGGIGKGHLVKEVDALGGAMALATDKGGIQFRILNSSKGPAVRATRAQADRILYKAAIREMLENQPNLWLFQQAVDDLMVEGDRVVGAVTQVGLKFRSRTVVLTAGTFLDGKIHVGLNNYAAGRAGDPPAVSLSARLKELQLPQGRLKTGTPPRIDGRSIDFSQCEEQPGDGMPGGVNEGEVPVFSFMGNRAMHPRQMPCWITHTNARTHEIIRSGFDRSPMFTGKIEGVGPRYCPSVEDKINRFADKESHQIFLEPEGLTTHEFYPNGISTSLPFDIQYELVRSMKGLENAHILRPGYAIEYDYFDPRSLKSSFETKQIQGLFFAGQINGTTGYEEAAAQGLFAGLNAALQCRGESPWMPRRDEAYLGVLVDDLITKGVTEPYRMFTSRAEFRLQLREDNADMRLTEAGRQMGLVDDVRWDSFSRKRDAVSRETERLKSTWVNPRVVAAEESERVLGKAMEREYNLFDLLRRPGVDYDKLMGMNQGKYASADVQPEALGELSDPVIEQVEIAAKYSGYIDRQKDEVERAAHFERLRLPLDFDYMQVAALSFEVRQKLQKHRPETLGQASRISGVTPAAISLLMVHLKKGGFKGFATQNEEASA comes from the coding sequence ATGTTGTACCCACAGGAATTTGACGTGATCGTGGTCGGTGGCGGCCACGCCGGCACCGAGGCCGCGTTGGCCGCTGCACGCATGGGCAGCAAGACATTGCTGCTGACCCACAATATCGAAACCCTGGGGCAGATGAGCTGCAATCCCAGCATCGGCGGCATCGGCAAGGGGCACCTGGTCAAGGAGGTCGATGCCCTGGGCGGTGCCATGGCCCTGGCGACCGACAAGGGCGGTATCCAGTTCCGCATCCTGAACAGCTCCAAGGGCCCGGCCGTGCGTGCCACGCGTGCCCAGGCCGACCGCATTCTGTACAAGGCGGCGATTCGCGAGATGCTGGAAAACCAGCCCAATCTCTGGCTCTTCCAGCAGGCCGTGGATGATCTGATGGTGGAGGGCGACCGCGTGGTCGGTGCCGTCACCCAGGTGGGCCTCAAGTTCCGCAGCCGCACCGTGGTGCTGACCGCGGGCACCTTCCTCGACGGCAAGATCCATGTGGGCCTGAACAACTATGCCGCAGGCCGTGCGGGCGATCCACCGGCCGTGAGCCTGTCGGCACGCCTGAAGGAGCTCCAGCTGCCTCAGGGCCGCCTGAAGACCGGCACGCCGCCGCGCATCGACGGCCGCAGCATCGACTTCAGCCAGTGCGAGGAACAACCCGGCGACGGCATGCCTGGCGGCGTGAACGAGGGCGAAGTGCCCGTGTTCAGTTTCATGGGCAATCGTGCGATGCACCCCCGGCAAATGCCTTGCTGGATCACGCACACCAATGCGCGCACGCACGAGATCATCCGCAGCGGCTTTGATCGCAGCCCCATGTTCACAGGCAAGATCGAAGGCGTGGGTCCACGTTACTGCCCCAGCGTGGAAGACAAGATCAACCGTTTTGCGGACAAGGAAAGCCATCAGATCTTCCTTGAGCCCGAAGGCCTGACCACGCACGAGTTCTACCCCAACGGGATCTCCACCAGCCTGCCGTTCGACATTCAGTACGAACTGGTGCGCAGCATGAAGGGGCTGGAGAACGCCCATATCCTGCGCCCTGGCTATGCCATCGAGTACGACTACTTCGATCCGCGCTCGCTCAAGAGCAGCTTCGAGACCAAGCAGATCCAGGGCCTGTTCTTTGCGGGTCAGATCAATGGCACGACCGGCTACGAAGAGGCTGCCGCCCAGGGCCTGTTCGCTGGCCTGAACGCAGCACTGCAGTGCCGTGGCGAAAGCCCCTGGATGCCGCGCCGTGACGAGGCCTATCTGGGCGTGCTGGTCGACGATCTGATCACCAAGGGCGTGACCGAGCCCTACCGCATGTTCACCAGCCGCGCCGAGTTCCGCCTGCAGCTGCGTGAAGACAATGCCGATATGCGCCTGACCGAAGCGGGTCGCCAGATGGGACTGGTCGACGATGTGCGCTGGGATTCCTTCAGCCGCAAGCGCGATGCTGTTTCACGTGAAACAGAGCGCCTCAAGTCGACCTGGGTGAACCCGCGTGTCGTTGCAGCAGAAGAGTCAGAGCGCGTGCTGGGCAAGGCCATGGAGCGCGAATACAACCTGTTCGACCTGCTGCGTCGCCCCGGTGTGGATTACGACAAGCTCATGGGCATGAACCAGGGCAAGTACGCCAGTGCTGATGTGCAGCCCGAGGCTCTGGGTGAGCTCAGTGACCCGGTGATCGAGCAGGTGGAGATCGCCGCCAAGTATTCTGGCTATATCGACCGCCAGAAGGATGAAGTCGAACGCGCTGCCCATTTCGAGCGTCTGCGTCTGCCGCTGGACTTCGACTATATGCAGGTGGCAGCGCTGTCCTTCGAGGTGCGCCAGAAGCTGCAAAAGCACAGGCCCGAAACCCTGGGTCAGGCTTCGCGTATTTCGGGGGTGACGCCGGCAGCGATCTCGTTGCTCATGGTGCATCTGAAAAAAGGCGGCTTCAAAGGCTTTGCCACTCAGAACGAAGAGGCTTCCGCATGA
- a CDS encoding acetyl-CoA C-acyltransferase family protein — MSTRDIFVVSAARTAIGTFGGSLKDVPNAQLATTVVKAAIARAGIAADTVGHVVMGNVIPTDTRDAYLSRVAAVDAGCSIETPAYNVNRLCGSGLQAIVSAAQSIALGDCEVAIGAGSESMSRGPYFDMASRWGARMGDAKSIDYMLGILHDPWQKMHMGITAENVAERYKISRVMQDELAVISQQRAAAAIESGRFKEQIVPVEIASRKGVVLFDTDEHVRAATTLDTLAGMKPAFKKEGGTVTAGNASGINDGAAAVLMMSEQALKSSGAKPIARLVGYAHAGVDPAYMGIGPVPATQKVLARTGLKIEQMDVIEANEAFAAQACAVIQELALDPAKVNPNGSGISLGHPVGATGAIITTKALYELQRTGGRYALVTMCIGGGQGIAAIFERV; from the coding sequence ATGAGCACCAGAGACATCTTCGTGGTCAGCGCCGCGCGCACGGCCATCGGCACTTTTGGCGGCAGCCTCAAGGACGTTCCCAACGCCCAGCTGGCCACCACCGTGGTCAAGGCAGCCATTGCGCGTGCCGGCATCGCCGCCGACACCGTGGGCCATGTGGTGATGGGCAACGTCATCCCCACCGACACGCGCGACGCCTACCTGTCCCGCGTGGCGGCCGTGGACGCTGGCTGTTCCATCGAAACCCCTGCCTACAACGTCAACCGCCTGTGCGGCTCGGGCCTGCAGGCCATCGTCTCGGCGGCGCAATCCATTGCGCTGGGCGACTGCGAAGTGGCAATCGGTGCCGGCTCCGAATCCATGAGCCGCGGCCCCTACTTCGACATGGCCTCGCGCTGGGGCGCACGCATGGGCGACGCGAAAAGCATCGACTACATGCTGGGCATCCTGCACGATCCCTGGCAAAAAATGCATATGGGCATCACCGCTGAAAACGTGGCCGAGCGCTACAAGATCAGCCGAGTGATGCAGGACGAGCTGGCCGTCATCAGCCAGCAGCGTGCCGCTGCCGCCATCGAGTCCGGCCGCTTCAAGGAACAGATCGTTCCCGTGGAAATTGCCAGCCGCAAGGGCGTGGTGCTGTTCGACACCGACGAACATGTGCGCGCCGCCACCACGCTGGACACCCTGGCCGGCATGAAGCCCGCGTTCAAGAAGGAAGGCGGCACGGTCACCGCCGGCAACGCCTCCGGCATCAACGACGGCGCGGCTGCCGTGCTGATGATGAGCGAGCAGGCGCTGAAGTCTTCGGGCGCCAAGCCCATTGCCCGCCTGGTCGGCTACGCCCACGCCGGCGTCGATCCCGCATACATGGGCATCGGCCCGGTCCCCGCCACGCAGAAGGTGCTGGCACGCACCGGTCTGAAGATCGAGCAGATGGACGTGATCGAAGCCAACGAAGCCTTTGCCGCCCAGGCCTGCGCCGTGATTCAGGAGCTCGCTCTGGACCCGGCCAAGGTCAACCCCAACGGCTCCGGCATCTCCCTGGGCCACCCCGTGGGTGCCACCGGCGCCATCATCACCACCAAGGCCTTGTACGAGCTGCAGCGCACCGGCGGCCGCTATGCGCTGGTGACCATGTGCATCGGCGGCGGCCAGGGTATCGCGGCGATTTTCGAGCGCGTCTGA
- a CDS encoding alkene reductase, producing MTSLFDPIEAGSLHLPNRIAMAPLTRNRAPDAVPTPLMQTYYVQRASAGLLISEGTAISHQGQGYADVPGLYGQEQLQAWKKVTDAVHAKGGRIVTQLWHVGRISHTVLQPDLQAPVAPSALTARSKTFVIDRETGQGQFVATSAPRALEQQELPEIVHSFATAAREAVQSAGFDGVELHAANGYLLDQFLKTGTNQRSDDYGGSIENRARLVLECVRSVADAIGAGKVGIRISPVTPANDIVDAQPQALFEYLVRQLAPLALSYIHVIEGATGGPRELADRPFDYQALKQAYRSAGGKGAWMVNNGYDRELAMRAVESGYADVVAFGKAYISNPDLVHRLHDDLPLNAWNSERFYGGGADGYTDYPALASQ from the coding sequence ATGACCTCATTGTTCGACCCGATTGAAGCGGGCAGCCTGCATCTGCCCAACCGCATTGCCATGGCCCCGCTGACGCGCAACCGCGCTCCCGACGCAGTCCCCACGCCGCTGATGCAGACCTACTATGTCCAGCGCGCCTCTGCCGGGCTGCTGATCAGCGAAGGCACGGCCATCAGCCATCAGGGACAGGGCTATGCCGATGTACCCGGTCTCTATGGTCAGGAGCAGCTGCAGGCCTGGAAGAAAGTCACCGATGCTGTGCATGCCAAGGGAGGGCGCATCGTCACCCAGCTCTGGCATGTGGGCCGCATTTCCCATACCGTGCTGCAACCCGACCTGCAGGCGCCGGTCGCGCCCTCGGCGCTGACGGCCCGCTCCAAGACCTTTGTGATCGACCGCGAGACGGGACAAGGCCAGTTCGTCGCCACCTCGGCGCCACGTGCGCTCGAGCAGCAGGAGCTGCCGGAGATAGTTCACAGCTTCGCCACCGCCGCACGCGAGGCCGTGCAGTCGGCTGGCTTCGATGGCGTGGAACTGCATGCAGCCAACGGCTATCTGCTCGACCAGTTCCTCAAGACCGGCACCAACCAGCGCAGCGACGACTACGGCGGCAGCATCGAAAACCGGGCTCGCCTGGTGCTGGAATGCGTGCGCTCCGTGGCCGATGCCATCGGTGCCGGCAAGGTCGGCATCCGCATCTCTCCGGTCACGCCGGCCAACGACATCGTGGACGCGCAGCCGCAGGCGCTGTTCGAGTATCTGGTGCGCCAGCTCGCGCCGCTGGCCCTGTCCTATATCCACGTGATCGAAGGCGCTACAGGCGGTCCGCGCGAGCTCGCAGATCGCCCCTTCGACTATCAGGCACTCAAGCAGGCCTATCGCTCTGCGGGCGGCAAGGGCGCCTGGATGGTCAACAACGGCTATGACCGCGAGCTGGCCATGCGCGCCGTGGAAAGCGGCTATGCCGATGTCGTGGCCTTTGGCAAGGCCTATATCTCCAACCCCGACCTGGTGCACCGCCTGCACGATGACCTGCCGCTCAATGCCTGGAACAGCGAACGCTTCTACGGGGGCGGCGCCGATGGCTATACCGACTACCCTGCACTCGCCAGCCAGTAA
- a CDS encoding methyl-accepting chemotaxis protein has product MSLLEMMRGFTIRTRMMGAIGVVMVLLGLLGGAGMLGMFRIQDMSQEFLSNAFVKSGHMAQLRTELGGIRSSEKDMVIQYEKPEEVRKAYQQWVMNIDKSKATLGKFVTDQNAQDAQLTKSIIGHLDSYRKLFEPVARQLEAGGYDSATTANRMSGKALAEVMEADKLLAQLDKLLREQADALAAAERDVADQTRWMFVVAVILALVVVIPLTLLNMLSICRPLEVARQMALTIAGGDLSLKAEVSGKDELTDLQRALDQMQQSLGTTVAQVRDASGNIATASQEIATGNQDLSARTEQTASNLQETVASLAQLTATVQQTASSSQLANQLAASASSTAVQGGQIVGQAVNSMQEISASSRKIGDIIGLIDSIAFQTNILALNAAVEAARAGEQGRGFAVVAAEVRSLAQRSAQAANEIKSLISTSVQTVDVGARQVESAGKAMQETVDSAQRVGDIIGEITAASSEQSLGISQVNQAVGDIDRMTQQNAALVEESAAAAESLREQAARLAQLVSQFKLAGGAVHAAQRSPRAAAHPGMAPAALASAQAALPGQKQQLLEQA; this is encoded by the coding sequence ATGAGTCTGTTGGAAATGATGCGGGGCTTCACCATCCGCACGCGCATGATGGGCGCCATTGGTGTGGTGATGGTGCTGCTGGGTTTGCTGGGGGGCGCCGGGATGCTGGGCATGTTCCGCATCCAGGACATGAGCCAGGAGTTTCTGAGCAACGCCTTTGTCAAATCGGGCCACATGGCGCAGCTGCGCACCGAGCTGGGCGGCATCCGCTCCAGCGAGAAGGACATGGTCATCCAGTACGAAAAGCCTGAAGAGGTGCGCAAGGCCTATCAGCAATGGGTCATGAACATCGACAAGTCCAAGGCAACGCTGGGCAAGTTCGTGACCGACCAGAACGCGCAGGATGCGCAGCTGACCAAGAGCATCATTGGCCACCTCGACAGCTATCGAAAGCTGTTCGAGCCCGTTGCGCGGCAGCTGGAAGCCGGCGGCTATGACTCGGCGACCACGGCCAACCGCATGAGCGGCAAGGCCCTGGCCGAAGTCATGGAGGCCGACAAGCTGCTGGCGCAGCTGGACAAGCTGCTGCGCGAGCAGGCCGACGCGCTGGCTGCGGCCGAGCGCGACGTGGCCGACCAGACTCGCTGGATGTTTGTGGTGGCCGTGATCCTGGCGCTGGTGGTGGTGATTCCGCTGACCTTGCTCAATATGCTGTCCATCTGCCGCCCGCTTGAAGTGGCCCGCCAGATGGCACTGACGATTGCCGGTGGCGATCTGTCGCTCAAGGCCGAGGTCAGTGGCAAGGATGAGCTGACGGATCTGCAGCGCGCGCTGGACCAGATGCAGCAGTCGCTGGGCACCACGGTGGCCCAGGTGCGCGATGCCAGCGGCAATATCGCCACGGCCAGCCAGGAAATTGCCACGGGCAATCAGGATCTGTCGGCCCGCACCGAACAGACGGCCAGCAATCTGCAGGAAACCGTCGCCTCGCTGGCCCAGCTGACGGCCACGGTGCAGCAGACCGCATCGTCTTCGCAGCTGGCCAACCAGCTGGCTGCCTCGGCCTCTTCGACGGCTGTGCAGGGCGGCCAGATCGTCGGCCAGGCCGTCAACAGCATGCAGGAGATCTCGGCCTCCAGCCGCAAGATCGGCGACATCATCGGCCTGATCGATTCCATCGCTTTTCAGACCAATATCCTGGCGCTGAATGCGGCCGTGGAAGCCGCCCGTGCGGGCGAGCAGGGACGTGGTTTTGCCGTGGTGGCGGCCGAGGTGCGCAGCCTCGCCCAGCGCTCGGCCCAGGCCGCCAACGAGATCAAGTCGCTGATCAGCACCAGCGTGCAGACCGTGGACGTGGGCGCGCGCCAGGTGGAGAGCGCCGGCAAGGCCATGCAGGAGACCGTGGACAGCGCTCAGCGCGTGGGCGACATCATTGGCGAGATCACGGCAGCGTCCAGCGAGCAGTCGCTGGGCATCAGCCAGGTCAACCAGGCCGTGGGCGACATCGACCGCATGACCCAGCAGAACGCGGCCCTGGTGGAAGAGTCGGCTGCCGCCGCAGAGTCGCTGCGCGAGCAGGCGGCGCGACTGGCCCAGCTGGTCAGCCAGTTCAAGCTGGCCGGCGGCGCGGTGCATGCCGCCCAGCGCAGCCCCAGAGCTGCGGCTCATCCCGGCATGGCGCCGGCGGCACTGGCTTCCGCCCAGGCGGCCTTGCCCGGCCAGAAGCAGCAGTTGCTCGAACAGGCCTGA
- a CDS encoding Spy/CpxP family protein refolding chaperone, whose protein sequence is MTRFRQTLTGAAVATALLASLSLPSFAQTAPAEQPAAAQKAPEPHKHQRGDKRGDRMEHMKQRMEKLKADLKLTPAQETAWTTYTQAMKPGERPAPGDREAFAKLTTPERIDKMREMRGKRMAEMDRHAEATKAFYAQLNAEQKKTFDTATLRMHHQRGGHHHGHHGGKPGQERPAAPAPAAK, encoded by the coding sequence ATGACCCGCTTTCGCCAGACACTGACCGGAGCCGCTGTTGCAACCGCCCTGCTCGCCTCGCTGAGCCTGCCCAGCTTTGCCCAGACAGCCCCCGCAGAGCAGCCTGCAGCCGCCCAGAAAGCGCCCGAGCCGCACAAGCACCAGCGTGGTGACAAGCGCGGCGACCGCATGGAGCATATGAAGCAGCGCATGGAGAAACTCAAGGCCGACCTGAAGCTGACGCCTGCGCAGGAAACTGCCTGGACCACCTACACCCAGGCCATGAAGCCCGGCGAACGCCCTGCCCCCGGCGACCGCGAAGCCTTTGCCAAGCTGACCACACCCGAGCGCATCGACAAGATGCGTGAAATGCGCGGCAAGCGCATGGCCGAGATGGACCGCCATGCCGAAGCCACCAAGGCCTTCTACGCCCAGCTCAATGCCGAGCAGAAAAAGACCTTCGATACGGCCACCCTGCGCATGCATCACCAGCGTGGCGGCCACCATCATGGCCACCATGGCGGCAAACCCGGTCAGGAGCGCCCTGCAGCGCCTGCCCCGGCAGCCAAGTAA
- a CDS encoding recombination-associated protein RdgC, protein MFKNMIVYRIAESWQGDLQLLEDALQKTVFEECGATQERSVGWVPPRGEPHGPLVESVAGQWVMRFMSESKMLPASVLNRKVNEKAEHIEKTEGRKPGKKEKKELKDEAKLDLLPMAFTKQGSMWVWIDAQARTLVLDTSAQGRADEIVTLLVEGLPGFAVALLDTQTSPQAAMAHWLMTQEPPAGFSIDRECELKAADESKAVVRYARHPLDIDEVRQHIEHGKLPTKLAMTWDDRVSFVLSEGLQIKKIALLDAVMDGQSQDDGGFDTDVTIATGELSRLIPDLIEALGGEGRTGLGDGLPASLSSAPAAETLPVRLAQGRGQGTFTGPATAPADSAPEEAPF, encoded by the coding sequence ATGTTCAAGAACATGATTGTTTATCGCATTGCCGAGAGCTGGCAGGGCGATCTGCAGCTGCTGGAAGATGCGCTGCAAAAGACGGTGTTTGAGGAGTGCGGCGCGACCCAGGAGCGTTCCGTAGGCTGGGTGCCGCCGCGCGGCGAGCCCCATGGCCCGCTGGTGGAAAGCGTGGCCGGTCAATGGGTGATGCGCTTCATGAGCGAGTCCAAGATGCTGCCGGCCAGCGTGCTCAACCGCAAGGTCAACGAGAAGGCCGAGCACATCGAAAAGACCGAGGGCCGCAAGCCCGGCAAGAAGGAGAAGAAGGAGCTCAAGGACGAGGCCAAGCTGGACCTGCTGCCCATGGCCTTCACCAAGCAGGGCAGCATGTGGGTCTGGATCGATGCGCAGGCGCGCACGCTGGTGCTCGATACCAGTGCACAAGGCCGTGCCGACGAGATCGTGACGTTGCTGGTCGAAGGCCTGCCGGGCTTTGCGGTGGCGCTGCTGGATACGCAGACCAGTCCGCAGGCCGCCATGGCGCACTGGCTGATGACGCAGGAGCCGCCCGCCGGTTTTTCCATCGACCGCGAGTGCGAGCTCAAGGCCGCCGACGAGTCCAAGGCCGTGGTGCGTTATGCACGCCATCCGCTCGATATCGACGAGGTGCGCCAGCATATCGAGCATGGCAAGCTGCCGACCAAGCTGGCCATGACCTGGGATGACCGCGTGAGCTTTGTGCTCAGCGAAGGTCTGCAGATCAAGAAGATCGCGCTGCTCGATGCGGTGATGGATGGCCAATCCCAGGATGACGGCGGTTTCGATACCGATGTGACAATTGCCACGGGCGAGCTGTCGCGCCTGATTCCCGATCTGATCGAGGCACTTGGCGGGGAGGGGCGCACGGGTCTGGGCGACGGCCTGCCGGCATCGCTGTCGTCGGCGCCTGCGGCAGAGACTCTGCCCGTGCGTCTGGCACAGGGACGCGGCCAGGGCACGTTCACCGGCCCGGCCACAGCGCCCGCCGATAGCGCCCCGGAAGAGGCGCCCTTCTGA
- the cueR gene encoding Cu(I)-responsive transcriptional regulator, with translation MPKHPPTPKIAQNWPVVISEAARRAGVSARMVRHYEALGLLPPVHRTDSGYRQYTEADVHALRFIRRGRDLGFSMDEIATLLGLWQDQGRASSQVKAIAQKHIATLTERIAAMQSMQRTLQTLVHCCHGDDRPDCPILDDLASADTDLTPAHHEPTAPRRRTAA, from the coding sequence ATGCCCAAGCACCCACCGACACCAAAAATCGCTCAGAACTGGCCTGTCGTCATCAGCGAGGCCGCGCGCCGCGCCGGGGTATCTGCGCGCATGGTGCGTCACTACGAAGCGCTGGGCCTGCTGCCGCCCGTGCACCGCACCGACAGCGGCTATCGCCAATACACCGAAGCCGATGTGCACGCACTGCGCTTCATTCGCCGCGGGCGCGACCTGGGCTTTTCCATGGACGAGATCGCCACCCTGCTCGGCCTGTGGCAGGACCAGGGCCGCGCCAGCAGCCAGGTCAAGGCCATTGCGCAAAAGCACATCGCCACGCTGACAGAGCGCATTGCCGCCATGCAATCCATGCAGCGCACGCTGCAGACGCTGGTGCATTGCTGCCACGGCGACGACAGGCCGGACTGCCCCATCCTCGACGACCTGGCCAGCGCCGACACCGACCTGACGCCGGCGCACCATGAACCCACGGCGCCCCGGCGCAGGACAGCCGCCTGA
- a CDS encoding NADPH-dependent FMN reductase, with translation MQILIFAGSTRQDSYNRKLAKVAASIARQQGAEPSLLELSDYDIPLYNADLEAQGTPADVIRLKQAMHSHAAWIVCSPEYNGSYPALLKNAIDWASSPVKGDAQWSDGVLPFRNKVVGMASASPGGLGGLRAQSHLAALLLNLECWVAPRSHAVSQAAEAFDEQGHLLRAQNQQGMEALVQQVLWAAGRLG, from the coding sequence ATGCAAATCCTCATTTTTGCGGGCAGTACCCGCCAAGACTCGTACAACCGCAAGCTGGCCAAGGTGGCCGCCTCCATCGCCCGGCAGCAAGGTGCAGAGCCCAGCCTGCTGGAGTTGTCGGACTACGACATTCCGCTCTACAACGCCGACCTCGAAGCGCAGGGCACACCTGCCGATGTCATTCGCCTCAAGCAGGCCATGCACAGCCATGCGGCCTGGATTGTCTGCAGCCCCGAATACAACGGCAGCTACCCTGCCCTGCTCAAGAATGCGATCGACTGGGCCTCCAGCCCGGTCAAGGGCGACGCACAGTGGTCCGATGGCGTCCTGCCGTTTCGCAACAAGGTCGTCGGCATGGCCAGCGCCTCGCCCGGAGGGCTTGGAGGCCTCAGAGCCCAGTCTCACCTCGCTGCGCTGCTATTGAATCTGGAATGCTGGGTGGCACCGCGCAGCCATGCCGTGAGCCAGGCGGCCGAGGCCTTCGATGAGCAGGGTCATCTGCTGCGCGCACAGAACCAGCAAGGTATGGAGGCACTGGTACAGCAGGTGCTGTGGGCTGCGGGGCGCCTGGGCTGA
- the gstA gene encoding glutathione transferase GstA, translating into MKLYYSPGACSLSPHIVLHEAELQHETVMVSTKSHKLQDGTDYYGINPLGYVPFLVLDSGDTLREGPAIVQYLADLAPEKNLAPANGTVARYHLQEWLNFISTEVHKGFGPLFNPATPEDYKPLARASVLKRLAWVNEQLANKSYLMGDQFTVADAYFFTITGWAQFVGLDISELENIQAYRERILARPAVQAAMKAEGLLK; encoded by the coding sequence ATGAAGCTTTACTACAGCCCCGGCGCCTGCTCCCTGTCTCCGCATATCGTGCTGCACGAAGCAGAGCTGCAGCATGAAACCGTGATGGTCAGCACCAAGAGCCACAAGCTCCAGGACGGAACGGATTACTACGGCATCAATCCGCTGGGCTATGTGCCCTTTCTGGTGCTGGACAGCGGCGACACCCTGCGCGAAGGTCCGGCCATTGTTCAGTACCTGGCCGACCTGGCTCCCGAGAAAAACCTGGCGCCCGCCAACGGCACCGTGGCCCGCTACCACCTGCAGGAATGGCTGAACTTCATCAGCACCGAGGTGCACAAGGGCTTCGGCCCCTTGTTCAATCCGGCAACGCCAGAGGACTACAAGCCCCTGGCGCGCGCCAGCGTGCTCAAGCGCCTGGCCTGGGTCAACGAGCAGCTCGCCAACAAGAGCTATCTGATGGGCGATCAGTTCACCGTGGCCGATGCCTACTTTTTCACGATCACGGGCTGGGCCCAGTTCGTGGGCCTGGACATCTCCGAGCTCGAGAACATTCAGGCCTACCGCGAACGCATTCTGGCGCGTCCCGCCGTACAGGCCGCCATGAAGGCAGAAGGCTTGCTGAAGTAA